The Oscillatoria sp. FACHB-1407 nucleotide sequence TCGAGATGAATGTTGTAGCGAGTGCCCCGACAATGCCAGTGAATGATCTCAGCGAGCACGGGGAAGAGTTCACGCAGGAGATCGTCATCTTCTGTGGCAGCGTAGTAGAGCCGAACCGCTTCAAAGTACCAGAGGGTAGCATCCACCGTGTTGTATTCGGGCGTTTCCCCAACGTCGGGAAAGCGGTTAGGCAACATCCCCTGATCGACGTAACGGGCGAAGGTACGCAGGATCGATCGCGCCACCTCTGGACGACCTGTACTCAGGGTTAGCCCCGGCAAGCTGATCATCGTGTCTCGTCCCCAATCGCCAAACCAGTGATAGCCTGCGATGATGGTCTTTCCGCCCGGATCATCTGTAGAAGGACGATCCACAATAAACTGGTCTGCCGCTAAAACCAACCGCTTAATCCACCCAGGGGTGCTCTTTCCATTCACCCGTCCATCGGTCGAACGGTTGACATCCCAAAAGCCGATTAGCTTCTGTTCATAGGCTCGACGCATCTGATAAGCCAAATCTCCATCCAGATTGGGGTGTGCTTCTGTACTGGCAACTAGGGTCAGCGATTCCCCTGCATTCAAGGTCGCCGCAAACGTGGCAATGTGGAGGTGATCTTCGCGATCGCTCAAACCCCGATAGCGTTCGACAGGTAAATCAAAGTTTTGATACCACGTATGGGTGGATGATACCTGCGCCGTTTGGGACAACAAATAGAGCGGTGCTGCTCCCTCATACGCCAGGACTCGAACGCCCCGATCGACATTTGCAACATTCATCTGCCAGCCATTGGCTTGCGTGCTGCCGTGATAGTCTCTGTAATTCACCAACGCTTTGATGGTTAACGTGAACGGTTGAGTCGCTCGTCGCAGGGTGTATTGCACATAGGTGGTGTTGGCTCCCTGCTGCATCCACACACGCTTTTCCAGCAGCGCATCCCCCAGGGTGAATTGCCAGACGGGAGTGGTTCCTTCCTGATAAAACTGCTCAATCTGCTGATACCCCTGTGGGTTGACCGTTCCATCTGCCCAACGGTTAGC carries:
- a CDS encoding amylo-alpha-1,6-glucosidase, translating into MGIQFGREICGNGEVAATREWIVTNGIGGYASGTVAGLLTRRYHGLLVAALHPPLGRTLMLTKLEETAFYDEQTDPLFANRWADGTVNPQGYQQIEQFYQEGTTPVWQFTLGDALLEKRVWMQQGANTTYVQYTLRRATQPFTLTIKALVNYRDYHGSTQANGWQMNVANVDRGVRVLAYEGAAPLYLLSQTAQVSSTHTWYQNFDLPVERYRGLSDREDHLHIATFAATLNAGESLTLVASTEAHPNLDGDLAYQMRRAYEQKLIGFWDVNRSTDGRVNGKSTPGWIKRLVLAADQFIVDRPSTDDPGGKTIIAGYHWFGDWGRDTMISLPGLTLSTGRPEVARSILRTFARYVDQGMLPNRFPDVGETPEYNTVDATLWYFEAVRLYYAATEDDDLLRELFPVLAEIIHWHCRGTRYNIHLDSSDGLLYAGEAGVQLTWMDARVGDRVITPRIGKPIEINALWYNALRTMAKFARHIGKPHQEYEALANRTLAKFDRFWNGELGYCYDVLDTPEGSDASLRPNQIFAVSLPESPLTATQQKSVVDVCGRSLLTSHGLRSLAPNDPQYQGHYGGNSSQRDSVYHQGTVWGWLLGSFALAHLRVYGNPEQARQFLEPMANHLVDHGLGSLSEIFDGDVPFTPRGCIAQAWTVAEVLRAWLATSSR